A section of the Oreochromis aureus strain Israel breed Guangdong linkage group 22, ZZ_aureus, whole genome shotgun sequence genome encodes:
- the LOC116315010 gene encoding BOLA class I histocompatibility antigen, alpha chain BL3-6-like isoform X1, which produces MLHLRMNCWTSGPAGLGKSFMGSHLDPPPSLKFFFTETPGAQSIPEYVAVAVVDEVPIGEFNSARGVEPKKNWIKFFKDHPEHLEWCILQSVDRHHFLKATIETLRQRLNQTEGVHILQMMNGCEWDDKTGEINGFNQYGYDGEDFLAFDLQTLTWITPKPQAVITKMKWDAQKVRVEANKNFVGNQCPEFLKEYLRYGRRFLQTAVSCHATGFYPDRAVMLWRKDGEEIHEGVDPGEILPNNDETFQMSVDLKLSSFTTEDWERYDCVFQLSGVNEDIVTKLDKTVIRTNWAEKPADTVTFISAAVVVLTVTIITAVAFVTYKKKKAPDDGSEQSERLNPQS; this is translated from the exons ATGCTGCATCTCCGG atgaactgctggacttccgggccagcaggtttagggaagtcgttcatggggtcacatcttgacccccccccctccctgaAGTTTTTCTTCACTGAAACCCCTGGAGCTCAGAGCATCCCTGAGTATGTGGCTGTTGCAGTTGTTGATGAAGTTCCTATAGGTGAGTTCAACAGTGCAAGAGGAGTAGAGCCAAAGAAAAACTGGATTAAATTCTTTAAGGATCATCCTGAGCACCTGGAGTGGTGTATATTACAATCTGTGGATAGACATCACTTCTTGAAGGCTACCATTGAGACTTTGAGGCAACGTTTAAACCAAACTGAAG GTGTTCATATTTTGCAAATGATGAATGGCTGTGAATGGGATGATAAGACTGGAGAGATTAATGGGTTCAATCAGTATGGTTATGATGGAGAAGACTTTCTAGCGTTTGACCTGCAGACACTGACATGgatcactccaaaaccacaggcTGTCATCACCAAAATGAAATGGGATGCTCAAAAAGTTCGAGTAGAAgcaaataaaaactttgttgGTAATCAGTGCCCTGAGTTTTTAAAGGAGTATTTGCGATATGGAAGGAGATTTCTGCAGACAGCAG TCAGCTGCCACGCTACAGGTTTCTATCCTGACAGAGCCGTGATGCTCTGGAGGAAAGATGGAGAGGAGATTCATGAAGGTGTGGATCCTGGAGAGATCCTCCCCAACAATGATGAGACCTTCCAGATGAGTGTTGATCTGAAACTTTCATCATTCACTACTGAAGACTGGGAGAGGTACGACTGTGTGTTTCAGCTCTCTGGTGTGAACGAGGACATTGTAACCAAACTGGACAAAACAGTGATCAGGACCAACTGGG CAGAGAAGCCAGCTGACACTGTGACCTTCATCAGTGCTGCAGTGGTTGTTCTAACTGTCACCATCATCACAGCTGTGGCATTTGTAActtacaaaaagaagaaag CTCCTGACGATGGCTCTGAGCAGTCTGAGAGACTAAATCCACAAAGCTGA
- the LOC116315010 gene encoding BOLA class I histocompatibility antigen, alpha chain BL3-6-like isoform X2, with translation MLHLRMNCWTSGPAGLGKSFMGSHLDPPPSLKFFFTETPGAQSIPEYVAVAVVDEVPIGEFNSARGVEPKKNWIKFFKDHPEHLEWCILQSVDRHHFLKATIETLRQRLNQTEGVHILQMMNGCEWDDKTGEINGFNQYGYDGEDFLAFDLQTLTWITPKPQAVITKMKWDAQKVRVEANKNFVGNQCPEFLKEYLRYGRRFLQTAVSCHATGFYPDRAVMLWRKDGEEIHEGVDPGEILPNNDETFQMSVDLKLSSFTTEDWERYDCVFQLSGVNEDIVTKLDKTVIRTNWEKPADTVTFISAAVVVLTVTIITAVAFVTYKKKKAPDDGSEQSERLNPQS, from the exons ATGCTGCATCTCCGG atgaactgctggacttccgggccagcaggtttagggaagtcgttcatggggtcacatcttgacccccccccctccctgaAGTTTTTCTTCACTGAAACCCCTGGAGCTCAGAGCATCCCTGAGTATGTGGCTGTTGCAGTTGTTGATGAAGTTCCTATAGGTGAGTTCAACAGTGCAAGAGGAGTAGAGCCAAAGAAAAACTGGATTAAATTCTTTAAGGATCATCCTGAGCACCTGGAGTGGTGTATATTACAATCTGTGGATAGACATCACTTCTTGAAGGCTACCATTGAGACTTTGAGGCAACGTTTAAACCAAACTGAAG GTGTTCATATTTTGCAAATGATGAATGGCTGTGAATGGGATGATAAGACTGGAGAGATTAATGGGTTCAATCAGTATGGTTATGATGGAGAAGACTTTCTAGCGTTTGACCTGCAGACACTGACATGgatcactccaaaaccacaggcTGTCATCACCAAAATGAAATGGGATGCTCAAAAAGTTCGAGTAGAAgcaaataaaaactttgttgGTAATCAGTGCCCTGAGTTTTTAAAGGAGTATTTGCGATATGGAAGGAGATTTCTGCAGACAGCAG TCAGCTGCCACGCTACAGGTTTCTATCCTGACAGAGCCGTGATGCTCTGGAGGAAAGATGGAGAGGAGATTCATGAAGGTGTGGATCCTGGAGAGATCCTCCCCAACAATGATGAGACCTTCCAGATGAGTGTTGATCTGAAACTTTCATCATTCACTACTGAAGACTGGGAGAGGTACGACTGTGTGTTTCAGCTCTCTGGTGTGAACGAGGACATTGTAACCAAACTGGACAAAACAGTGATCAGGACCAACTGGG AGAAGCCAGCTGACACTGTGACCTTCATCAGTGCTGCAGTGGTTGTTCTAACTGTCACCATCATCACAGCTGTGGCATTTGTAActtacaaaaagaagaaag CTCCTGACGATGGCTCTGAGCAGTCTGAGAGACTAAATCCACAAAGCTGA